TGCCATGACGTAACACCCGTCCGTTCAGCAATAGCCCTAGAGGTTTCCAATAGTTGCTCAGGATAAGGATCTCCCATCTTGATGATTCGTTCAGGTAGACTATGAGCACTGAACAATACCCTAACATCCTGTCGATTCGCTCCCGCTTCCTCAAATCGGTCAAGCTTCATGCTTACCCGCTCACTCAGAGCTTCGATTAATTGAGGATGGAGATGATAATTTCGTACAAAGGACATTTCAATCCCGAGCTCTGTCGCCTTTTCCTCAGCTCGCTTGATATACGTCCCTACACTCATCACTGAATAATGTGGTGCAAGTACAATACCTACCGCACGCTCAATGCCGTCCTTCTTCATCTGCTCAACACCATCTTCAATGAATGGAGATGCATGCTTCAATCCTTGGTAACAAACAAATTCAAGTTCCGAATGTTCATTAGCATGATTGAGAGCATTTTGCAGTTGGTTGACCTGCTGATTCGTATTCTCTCGAAGTGGAAAAACACCACCAACGATAGCCTCATAACGCCCAACTAAATCTTGCAGTTGCTCTGCTGTAGGAGCATTGCCTCTACGTATATGTGTGTAATAAGCCTCTATACCTTCTAAGCTCTCCGGTGTTCCATACGACATAACTAAGACACCTATCTTGGTTTTCATATCTATTTCACCTCTTGATAAAGTTAACTTCATGTAAAAATTAAACTCGTGAAACCGATTGTAAAAGGGATGCTGAGTATTCCTGCACATAAGCAGTCAGTTCTCGTAGTTTATCAAGGGAAGCCTCTGGGAACAAGCCATGACCTAAGTTAAAAATATAACCTGGTTCCTGAATACCCTCGTCAATAATAAGCTTGGCATGTTGCTTGATGACATCCATCGACGCTGTCAAAACGAACGGATCCATGTTCCCTTGCATAGCGAAACGGCTACCTGTTCGTCTGCGTCCTTCTGGTATGGATACTCTCCAATCGAGTCCCATTACATTCGTCTGAAGATTCGTAAGAGTTGGAAGTAGTTCTCCAGAGCTTACACCAGGGAAATAAATTTTAGGTACATTCAAATCGGATAATTCGGC
The nucleotide sequence above comes from Paenibacillus sp. IHBB 10380. Encoded proteins:
- the hemH gene encoding ferrochelatase; translated protein: MKTKIGVLVMSYGTPESLEGIEAYYTHIRRGNAPTAEQLQDLVGRYEAIVGGVFPLRENTNQQVNQLQNALNHANEHSELEFVCYQGLKHASPFIEDGVEQMKKDGIERAVGIVLAPHYSVMSVGTYIKRAEEKATELGIEMSFVRNYHLHPQLIEALSERVSMKLDRFEEAGANRQDVRVLFSAHSLPERIIKMGDPYPEQLLETSRAIAERTGVTSWQFTWQSAGRTGEPWLGPDVLDTMRTLSKEQVEDVLVAPIGFVSDHLEVLYDLDIEAQGVAKELDMRLMRIDSLNSDPLYLETLRDSIMSNLTTGEQ